In the Podospora pseudocomata strain CBS 415.72m chromosome 5, whole genome shotgun sequence genome, one interval contains:
- a CDS encoding hypothetical protein (EggNog:ENOG503NZ17; COG:C; CAZy:AA7; CAZy:AA4), with translation MARLRVIPGCRRGLHFGGTCGRRVTLQTTRQLRPLGQPGSSCRPYSATTASTPNGRGWGRNAFIASGALGLVGFGAGVMIGKGYYELMQPKAEWDLNTPNIPKAITYANRFEMLHAAEEIARLIGQDCVSYDSDVLEHHGHSDWSTSNSSERAVAVVFPRTTEDVSTIARICSKRKVPMIPFGAGSSVEGNFSQPYSGICIDFTNMDKVISFHPEDMDVVVQPGVNWVELNNKIAHTNLFAPMDPSPTATVGGMVSTNCSGTNAFRYGTMKDWVLNLTVVLPDGQTVKTRRRPRKTSAGYNLTSLFVGAEGTLGMVTEITLKLAPIPQDTSVAVIPFPSINDAAAAATSLIRSGISGLAALEIMDDAQMAILNKHGSATVRQRRWQEKPTLFIKLSGTTEAIKSDISRVSSLVAPFSAHQLIFARSKKEESNLWAARKEALFTMVNIRPEGTEMWSTDVAVPISRLAEIITWSKEECSKLGIFASVIGHVGDGNFHVAMMYDPRNAGQKEAVGKTVKEMMKRALEMEGTVSGEHAIGIGKKGSLRDELGVETIGLMRALKRAVDPDWIMNPGKVFD, from the coding sequence ATGGCCAGACTCCGGGTCATTCCGGGATGCAGACGAGGCTTGCACTTTGGAGGTACCTGTGGACGGAGGGTGACCTTGCAGACAACACGACAGTTAAGGCCACTAGGGCAGCCAGGAAGCAGCTGCCGACCATATTCTGCCAccacagcatcaacaccgaatggaagaggatggggcCGCAACGCATTCATTGCCTCAGGGGCACTGGGTCTCGTTGGATTCGGAGCAGGTGTCATGATCGGCAAGGGATACTATGAATTAATGCAACCAAAGGCTGAATGGGATTTGAACACGCCGAATATCCCCAAGGCTATCACGTATGCCAACCGATTCGAGATGCTGCATGCTGCCGAGGAGATTGCCCGACTGATAGGCCAAGATTGTGTCAGTTACGACTCTGATGTGTTGGAACATCACGGACACTCTGACTGGTCTACTTCCAACTCCTCAGAAAGAGCCGTCGCCGTAGTCTTTCCTCGGACGACGGAGGACGTGTCTACCATCGCCCGGATATGCAGCAAACGCAAAGTCCCCATGATCCCTTTTGGAGCTGGCTCGTCGGTTGAGGGCAACTTCAGCCAGCCTTATTCAGGAATCTGCATCGACTTCACCAATATGGACAAGGTGATATCGTTCCACCCGGAAGACATGGACGTGGTAGTCCAGCCAGGAGTAAACTGGGTCgaactcaacaacaagattGCCCACACCAACCTCTTCGCGCCGATggacccctcccccacagccACCGTCGGTGGCATGGTCTCAACTAACTGTTCTGGCACCAATGCCTTCCGCTACGGAACCATGAAAGACTGggtcctcaacctcaccgtTGTCCTGCCTGACGGCCAAACCGTCAAGACCCGTCGACGACCACGAAAGACCTCGGCAGGGTACAATCTCACCTCGTTATTCGTCGGTGCAGAAGGTACTCTGGGTATGGTGACAGAAATCACCCTCAAACTCGCCCCTATACCGCAAGACACCTCCGTCGCCGtgatccccttccccagcatcaacgacgccgccgcagccgccaCCTCGCTCATCCGATCTGGCATCTCCGGCCTTGCCGCTCTCGAAATCATGGACGACGCCCAGAtggccatcctcaacaaaCACGGCAGCGCCACCGTCCGCCAACGCCGCTGGCAGGAGAAGCCTACCCTGTTTATCAAACTCTCCGGCACCACCGAAGCAATCAAATCCGACATTTCACGGGTCTCATCCCTCGTGGCACCTTTCAGTGCTCACCAGCTCATCTTTGCTAGATCGAAAAAGGAGGAATCCAATCTCTGGGCTGCGCGCAAAGAAGCCTTGTTCACCATGGTTAATATCCGCCCCGAGGGAACAGAAATGTGGTCTACCGACGTTGCGGTGCCCATCTCGCGGCTTGCCGAGATCATCACCTGGTCCAAAGAGGAGTGTTCCAAGCTGGGCATTTTTGCCAGCGTCATTGGACATGTGGGGGATGGCAACTTTCATGTGGCTATGATGTACGACCCGAGGAATGCAGGGCAAAAGGAGGCAGTGGGAAAGACGGtcaaggagatgatgaagagggcattggagatggaggggaccGTGTCGGGGGAGCATGCTATTGGGATTGGCAAGAAGGGTAGCCTCAGGGACGAGTTGGGGGTGGAAACGattgggttgatgagggcgtTGAAGAGGGCTGTGGATCCGGATTGGATTATGAACCCAGGGAAGGTGTTTGACTAG
- a CDS encoding hypothetical protein (EggNog:ENOG503NVJ9; COG:P), with amino-acid sequence MPKMKLPTIYNVHLVAIIATLGGALFGFDISSMSAIVVTNQYITYFNNPSGVIQGAIGSALAAGSVLGSAVAGPISDKIGRRDSIMFACLFWLIGTSVQVACQNVGQLIVGRVFNGFTVGITSAQVPVYLAEIAKAEKRGSLVIIQQLAIEFGILIMYFIGYACASIPGTASFRTAWGTQFIPCVLLIIGLPFLPRSPRWLAKVGRDEEAIRTLANIQADGNIEDPRVIAEWEEIVTVMNAEREAGKGWRKFFKNGMWKRTMAGMTVQAWQQLAGANVIVYYLTYIAQMAGLEGDVAMVTSGIQYAVFIIFTGVMWLFIDKTGRRTLLVWGALGMGFCHFVIGGVMGGNHTDVPGGVGNPPNANIVIAVHPGAPANTVITFSYLLIVVYALTLAPVCWIYAAEVWSLGTRATGMSMAALSNWVFNFALGMFTPPAFVNITWKLFIIFGALCVAAAIWFWVFYPETCGKTLEEIEVMFSKDGPRPWNTRKGESRLAAEIEAVIARKEKGEQPGLAETVTRDGENKA; translated from the exons ATGCCCAAGATGAAGCTCCCCACTATCTACAATGTCCACCTCgtggccatcatcgccaccctGGGCGGTGCCCTTTTCGGCTTCGACATCTCGTCCATGTCGGCCATCGTCGTCACGAACCAGTACATCACCTACTTCAACAATCCCTCGGGCGTCATCCAAGGTGCCATCGGttccgccctcgccgccggctCCGTCCTCGGCTCTGCCGTTGCAGGCCCCATCTCGGACAAGATTGGCCGGAGGGACTCCATCATGTTTGCGTGCTTATTCTGGCTCATTGGGACATCTGTGCAGGTGGCCTGCCAAAACGTCGGCCAGCTGATCGTGGGCAGAGTGTTCAACGGATTCACGGTTGGTATCACGTCCGCTCAGGTGCCCGTGTACCTGGCCGAGATCGCCAAAGCGGAAAAGAGAGGGAGTCTGGTCATTATCCAGCAGCTCGCCATCGAGTTTGGCATTTTGATCATGTACTTTATCGGCTATGCGTGTGCGAGTATCCCGGGGACGGCAAGCTTCCGGACGGCGTGGGGGACGCAGTTTATCCCTTGCGTTCTCCTCATTATTGGGCTGCCCTTTCTGCCCCGGTCCCCCAGATGGTTGGCCAAAGTGGGGAGGGATGAAGAAGCGATCCGGACGCTGGCAAACATCCAGGCGGATGGCAATATTGAGGATCCGAGGGTGATTGCCGAGTGGGAAGAGATTGTCACAGTCATGAatgcggagagggaggctggaaaggggtggaggaagtTCTTCAAGAATGGAATGTGGAAGAGGACCATGGCGGGAATGACGGTACAGGCGTGGCAGCAACTGGCTGGTGCCAATGTCATTGTGTATTACCTGACATATATCGCCCAGATGGCCGGGTTGGAGGGCGATGTGGCCATGGTTACTTCGGGTATTCAGTAtgccgtcttcatcatctttaCAGGTGTCATGTG GCTTTTCATTGACAAGACTGGCCGTCGCACTCTCCTTGTCTGGGGAGCTCTTGGCATGGGCTTCTGCCACTTTGTCATCGGCGGTGTCATGGGTGGCAACCACACCGACGTTCCTGGTGGAGTTGGCAACCCCCCGAATGCCAACATTGTCATTGCTGTTCACCCGGGCGCCCCGGCCAACACTGTCATCACCTTCTCGTATCTTCTGATCGTGGTGTACGCCCTTACGCTGGCTCCAGTATGCTGGATCTACGCTGCTGAAGTGTGGTCCCTCGGCACCCGTGCCACAGGCATGTCGATGGCGGCTCTGTCCAACTGGGTCTTCAACTTTGCCTTGGGCATGttcacaccaccagcttTTGTCAACATTACCTGGAAGCTCTTTATCATCTTTGGCGCCTTGTGCGTTGCCGCGGCGATCTGGTTCTGGGTGTTTTACCCAGAGACCTGCGGTAAGAcgttggaggagattgaggtcATGTTTTCTAAGGACGGGCCACGTCCGTGGAACACCAGAAAGGGCGAGTCTCGCTTGGCTGCCGAGATCGAGGCTGTCATTGctagaaaagaaaagggggagcAGCCTGGTTTGGCTGAGACTGTCACACGCGATGGCGAAAACAAGGCTTAG
- a CDS encoding hypothetical protein (COG:S; EggNog:ENOG503NW3K): MALPSRAPQARDLVDLDWTGPDDADCPYNWPLWKRLYMTSIPALLCINVSFASSVYTSGINDISQQFNVSRTESLLGLSLFLWALGLGAIIAAPVSENYGRRIVYLTTVPIFGLFTLGSGLAPNFVTLIVCRTFAGFFGSAVVSVGGGTNADLWRPTLAGVVYPFYFVSPFLGPAFGPVVGGYLIEAKGWRWLQWVILFMIVFNYLYALPQSETYKKIILEKRTRNEKTPTWSSKVAPPSRAILQRILLKPFKMLFVESIVLFMTIYMAFNFAVFYSFFAAFPYIFGPGGHYNFTPGQQGLTFLSIALGCVVGFVGVVYIDRRTYPALETKYGVGKVPPEHRLYGAMVGSALNPASLFWFGWSANAGAHWASPVVAAVPFAVGNIMVYSSGALYIMNSYGSLHGASALSANSLLRYAFGGAFPLFTVQLFSSLGTGWASSLLGFISVVLVPVPWVLYKYGKRIRAHSQYITAA, from the coding sequence ATGGCTCTCCCCTCCCGAGCGCCTCAGGCACGCGACTTGGTTGACCTGGACTGGACAGGCCCTGATGATGCCGACTGTCCCTACAACTGGCCCCTGTGGAAGCGCCTCTACATGACGAGCATTCCGGCCCTGCTCTGCATCAACGTCTCTTTTGCCTCCTCGGTCTACACCTCGGGTATCAACGACATATCACAGCAGTTCAACGTGTCCCGCACCGAATCATTGCtcggcctctccctcttcctctgggCCCTTGGTCTCGGCGCCATCATTGCTGCCCCTGTCAGCGAGAACTACGGCCGCAGGATCGTCTATTTGACGACAGTTCCCATCTTTGGCCTGTTCACCCTGGGCTCTGGACTGGCTCCCAACTTTGTCACCCTGATTGTCTGCCGCACCTTTGCTGGCTTCTTTGGCAGTGCCGTTGTGTCGGTGGGCGGCGGCACCAATGCCGATCTCTGGCGgcccaccctcgccggcgtCGTGTATCCTTTTTACTTTGTTTCGCCTTTTCTGGGGCCGGCCTTTGGGCCTGTTGTCGGCGGCTACCTGATCGAGGCCAAGGGATGGCGATGGCTCCAATGGGTTATCCTCTTCATGATCGTCTTCAACTACCTGTACGCTCTTCCCCAGTCCGAAACCTACAAAAAGATCATTCTGGAGAAGCGCACGCGAAACGAGAAAACACCCACATGGTCCTCCAAGGTCGCTCCGCCATCCCGCGCCATCCTCCAGCGTATTCTTCTCAAGCCGTTCAAGATGCTCTTTGTGGAGTCCATCGTGCTCTTCATGACCATCTACATGGCCTTCAACTTTGCCGTTTTCTACAGCTTCTTTGCCGCATTCCCCTACATCTTTGGCCCGGGCGGCCACTACAACTTCACCCCGGGCCAGCAAGGCCTCACATTTCTCTCCATCGCGTTGGGGTGCGTAGTAGGGTTCGTTGGGGTTGTCTACATTGACCGTCGCACGTATCCCGCATTGGAGACCAAGTATGGGGTTGGCAAAGTGCCACCTGAGCACCGTCTCTACGGCGCCATGGTAGGCAGTGCCCTCAACCCAGCCAGTTTGTTTTGGTTCGGGTGGTCCGCCAACGCAGGCGCACACTGGGCGAGCCCTGTCGTGGCCGCAGTGCCCTTTGCTGTGGGAAACATCATGGTGTACAGCAGCGGTGCCCTGTACATTATGAACTCGTATGGTTCGCTGCACGGTGCGAGTGCGCTCAGTGCCAACAGTTTGTTGAGGTATGCCTTTGGAGGCGCCTTCCCTCTGTTTACCGTGCAGCTATTCTCGTCTTTGGGTACCGGATGGGCCAGCAGTTTGTTGGGATTCATCTCCGTCGTGTTGGTTCCAGTACCGTGGGTGTTGTACAAGTATGGCAAGCGGATTCGGGCGCACAGCCAGTACATCACTGCCGCTTGA
- a CDS encoding hypothetical protein (EggNog:ENOG503P2C0) has translation MNASGSESSKGGQAKKKAKSDQGAQNRGGRKGTDPNDLIEAALQDGLTEDKSEIDGDPVRKALSDTTKPRYNQLMKIWEAYVAKFEVSDPFDTRTMKHFTKTV, from the exons ATGAACGCAAGTGGCAGCGAGTCTAGCAAAGGTGGCCAAgccaagaaaaaagcaaaatCCGACCAAGGCGCTCAGaatcgaggagggaggaaggggacaGATCCGAACGATCTGATTGAAGCGGCATTACAGGATGGGCTCACTGAGGACAAATCTGAGATTGACGGTGACCCAGTCCGAAAAGCGCTTAGCGATACCACTAAGCCGCGGTATAACCAATTAATGAAGATTTGGGAAGC GTACGTGGCAAAATTCGAAGTATCAGACCCGTTTGACACGAGGACGATGAAGCATTTCACTAAAACCGTC tag
- a CDS encoding hypothetical protein (EggNog:ENOG503NWHG; COG:T) — protein sequence MDSKTVSSRLRELVKFLGTVKGDLANVTGPPSLLAPSSVVEVGHCWAQRPAVFAAPAHEPLPEKRSLLVLKWFLVALKSQLYVAGSPGPQAVSIKKPLNAFLGELFLASWTDEENKACTELIAEQVSHHPPITAMHVIDRQNGVRADGYARVEMTFNGNVNIRQVGHAIVHIDRYDEDHLVPLPDVKIRGFLGGCMYPEITGTYTLHSSGGYVSQVKFSGEGMIRGKRNSFEAKVYKKDDTKQRAIYTLSGVWSDGWVVKDAQTGEVLEMFKHDAVENEPVPMDIVPVEQQDDWESRKAWGKVLNGMAMGNLEAVTREKTKIEKAQRLMRAFEESRGETWEPLLFQSISADDFEVFHRLADGTGHQLADERTKGVWRVKDTQVKNLQRPFRAGLTPLGY from the exons ATGGATAGCAAGACGGTGTCTTCCCGCCTACGAGAGCTGGTCAAG TTTCTCGGAACAGTCAAGGGCGATCTCGCCAACGTCACCggacctccctccctcctcgctccCTCGTCCGTCGTTGAAGTCGGCCACTGCTGGGCCCAGCGCCCTGCCGTCTTTGCCGCCCCTGCCCACGAGCCCCTCCCCGAGAAACGCTCCCTGCTCGTCCTCAAATGGTTCCTCGTTGCTCTCAAGAGTCAACTCTACGTCGCCGGTTCCCCTGGTCCGCAAGCCGTCTCGATCAAGAAGCCCCTGAACGCCTTTCTCGGAGAGCTATTCCTCGCATCGTGGACCGACGAGGAAAACAAGGCATGCACCGAGCTCATCGCCGAGCAGGTatctcaccatccccccattACGGCGATGCACGTCATCGACCGTCAAAATGGTGTCAGGGCCGACGGGTACGCTAGGGTGGAGATGACATTCAACGGAAACGTGAACATCAGACAGGTTGGGCATGCAATCGTGCACATTGATCGATATGACGAGGATCATTTAGTGCCGCTGCCAGATGTGAAGATCAGAGGATTCTTGGGCGGGTGCATGTACCCAGAGATCACTGGGACATATACCCTGCACTCGAGTGGCGGGTACGTGTCTCAGGTCAAGTTCTCTGGAGAGGGGATGATCAGGGGAAAGAGGAACTCCTTTGAGGCCAAGGTGTACAAGAAGGATGATACCAAACAGAGGGCCATTTACACTCTCTCGGGAGTCTGGAGCGACGGGTGGGTGGTCAAGGATGCGCAAACTGGGGAGGTCCTGGAGATGTTCAAGCATGACGCGGTGGAGAATGAGCCGGTGCCCATGGATATCGTTCCGGTGGAGCAGCAAGATGACTGGGAGAGCCGTAAGGCGTGGGGCAAGGTGCTGAATGGGATGGCCATGGGTAATCTCGAGGCTGTCACGCGGGAGAAGACCAAGATCGAAAAAGCGCAGAGACTGATGAGGGCTTTTGAGGAGTCAAGGGGCGAGACATGGGAGCCGCTGCTCTTCCAGTCCATTTCAGCGGATGATTTTGAGGTATTCCATCGCTTGGCAGATGGTACGGGTCATCAGTTGGCTGATGAGAGAACCAAAGGGGTGTGGAGAGTGAAGGATACGCAAGTCAAGAACCTCCAGAGGCCCTTTAGAGCTGGTCTCACGCCGCTGGGGTATTAA
- a CDS encoding hypothetical protein (COG:K; EggNog:ENOG503P382), translating into MPTPKNDRESRDHSRGGHVNSRGSTRRPQVLNAAVPSRRRVIPPIRSPRMRADLLAAAQEAQASAAENVAMEAPVTETTAVQVQTGPGVASSTSGQNEASGSPSVREPSDPDPASQQVQIWTGSLSEGVRQVTMLVTKSKPGRTDVSADQLKLYQESARAFFWWLEFDAVVRPSFTDVHHLDQVMNLVRNSTNLGIPADIKEAANAVRLRFEEDNWGQGDEGYASDVSTDVDAGQSRIVSPRSPGRASSGGNRVVGVSVIPQPPVNHPIYGKGGIMHGVVCYRSPKKGPTYKLNPAYKHEKVNAAFIGEGHLTPGDWWPFQLVALFHGAHGRSQGGIFGSASMGVYSIVISGRNNKYHEIDKDDGEVLYYSTDNMGVATISVGTQALNRSIDTRQPVRVLRGQGQTGRGWAPECGIRYDGLYRVIGKKLVPTRNGEEWFRYTLRREAGQRDLREIVGSSPTLQQRNDYLRIRDAYPGVARGVCE; encoded by the exons ATGCCTACCCCGAAGAATGATCGCGAGTCGCGCGACCACAGTCGAGGCGGTCACGTCAACTCAAGAGGTAGTACTCGGCGCCCTCAGGTGTTGAATGCG GCAGTTCCATCAAGAAGACGGGTTATTCCGCCTATTAGATCGCCACGGATGCGTGCCGACCTGTTGGCAGCAGCGCAGGAAGCCCAGGCATCTGCGGCTGAGAATGTCGCAATGGAGGCACCGGTTACCGAAACCACGGCCGTTCAGGTTCAGACAGGCCCCGGCGTGGCATCAAGCACGTCTGGACAGAACGAAGCATCGGGGTCCCCATCTGTCCGCGAGCCTTCAGATCCGGACCCGGCTTCTCAGCAAGTCCAAATCTGGACTGGCAGCCTGTCTGAGGGTGTGAGGCAGGTCACGATGCTGGTCACCAAATCCAAGCCCGGCAGAACCGACGTCAGCGCGGACCAGCTCAAGCTCTATCAGGAGTCGGCGAGAGCCTTCTTCTGGTGGCTGGAGTTCGATGCCGTGGTCAGGCCGTCGTTCACCGATGTCCATCACCTCGACCAGGTCATGAACTTAGTCCGCAATTCAACAAACCTAGGCATTCCTGCTGACATCAAAGAGGCGGCAAATGCGGTTCGTTTGAGGTTTGAGGAAGACAACTGGGGCCAAGGCGACGAGGGCTATGCTAGTGACGTTAGCACCGACGTGGACGCGGGTCAGTCTCGTATTGTCTCACCCCGCTCTCCGGGGCGAGCGTCAAGCGGCGGAAACAGGGTAGTCGGTGTCAGTGTCATCCCTCAGCCTCCCGTCAATCACCCAATCTACGGCAAAGGCGGAATCATGCACGGCGTGGTTTGCTACCGAAGCCCCAAAAAAGGTCCGACGTACAAGCTGAACCCGGCCTACAAGCACGAAAAGGTCAATGCCGCGTTTATTGGAGAGGGCCATTTGACCCCTGGTGATTGGTGGCCTTTCCAGCTGGTAGCACTTTTCCACGGGGCGCATGGAAGAAGCCAGGGGGGGATCTTCGGCTCGGCGTCGATGGGAGTCTATTCGATCGTCATATccggccgcaacaacaagtATCATGAGATTGACaaggatgatggtgaggttttGTATTACTCCACGGACAACATGGGGGTAGCCACCATATCGGTCGGTACTCAGGCTCTCAACAGGTCGATTGACACCAGGCAGCCTGTGAGAGTCCTCCGTGGCCAAGGTCAGACCGGCAGAGGCTGGGCTCCTGAATGTGGGATTCGCTACGATGGACTGTACCGAGTTATTGGGAAGAAATTGGTGCCGACAAGGAATGGCGAAGAGTGGTTCCGGTATACGTTGCGCCGTGAAGCAGGCCAGCGGGATCTTCGCGAGATTGTGGGAAGCTCACCAACTCTGCAGCAGAGGAACGACTACCTGAGGATTCGAGACGCCTACCCTGGCGTAGCCCGAGGAGTATGTGAATAA
- a CDS encoding hypothetical protein (COG:C; EggNog:ENOG503P0U9) — protein MPKRHPSAGKAQKPVIIVGAGLAGLVAAFELSRLRIPVLLLDQENANNVGGQAFWSLGGIFCVDSSYQRRMGIKDSRELAMKDWFNSAQFDREKEDYWPRKWAEAFVNFATDEMEDYVKARGLGFLVNVGWAERGDGRADGHGNSVPRFHLTWGTGPEVVRVFAEPVKKAAKKGTIEFRHRHRVDEIILDELTGRAVGVKGSILEEDNSPRGVKSSRTVVDQFEIHGAAVLVTSGGIGGNVDKVKAAWPVDRLGPKVPQNFVIGVPHHVDGRMIDITESAGANIINRDRMWHYTEGLANWNPIWPGHGIRVLPAPSSLWLDANGKRLPNHLFPGCDTLGTLKYICSTGHDYTWFITDQAIVAREFALSGSEQNPDVTGKSVWGVLTQRVLSKKGTVPVQNFVKHGVDFVVKDNLEDLVEGMNQLVAKIPGGVPLDYQKIKDVVETRDSQFDNPFSKDAQTMLINSARTYWPDKRSRIAPPHKLLDKKKSGPLIAVRMNLLTRKTLGGIETNLKSQVMKADGSVFKGLYAAGEVAGFGGGGVHGYNSLEGTFLGGCIFSGRAAGLGIAEELGYDISKASNVRARL, from the coding sequence ATGCCCAAACGACACCCGTCCGCGGGCAAGGCCCAAAAGCCCGTCATTATTGTCGGCGCAGGCCTCGCCGGTCTCGTCGCTGCCTTTGAGCTCTCCCGTCTTCGCATTCccgtccttctcctcgatCAAGAAAACGCAAACAATGTTGGCGGCCAAGCGTTTTGGTCTTTGGGAGGCATCTTCTGCGTCGACTCTTCCTACCAACGAAGAATGGGCATCAAGGATTCCAGAGAGCTGGCAATGAAGGACTGGTTCAACTCGGCCCAGTTTGACcgcgagaaggaggattACTGGCCACGAAAGTGGGCGGAGGCATTCGTCAATTTCGCTACTGATGAAATGGAGGACTATGTCAAAGCTCGAGGACTGGGGTTCTTGGTGAACGTTGGCTGGGCTGAAAGAGGTGATGGACGAGCAGATGGTCATGGAAACTCGGTGCCCAGATTCCATTTGACTTGGGGGACTGGCCCTGAGGTTGTTAGGGTCTTTGCCGAGCCAGTGAAGAAGgccgccaagaaggggaCCATCGAGTTCAGACACCGACACCGTGTCGACGAGATTATTTTGGATGAGCTTACAGGGAGAGCAGTGGGTGTGAAGGGAAGTATACTCGAAGAGGACAACTCTCCTCGAGGTGTCAAGTCGTCAAGAACCGTAGTCGACCAATTTGAGATTCACGGAGCTGCCGTCCTCGTCACATCGGGGGGCATCGGTGGAAATGTTGACAAGGTGAAAGCCGCGTGGCCCGTCGACAGACTGGGCCCCAAGGTCCCCCAAAACTTTGTCATTGGGGTGCCGCATCATGTTGACGGGAGGATGATCGACATTACAGAAAGTGCCGGCGCGAACATCATCAACCGGGATCGCATGTGGCATTACACAGAAGGGTTGGCAAACTGGAACCCCATTTGGCCTGGCCACGGGATTCGTGTGCTGCCTGCACCATCGTCTCTGTGGCTCGATGCCAACGGCAAGCGGCTgcccaaccacctcttccctGGCTGTGACACCCTCGGCACGCTCAAGTATATTTGCTCCACCGGTCACGACTATACTTGGTTTATCACCGACCAGGCTATCGTTGCGCGCGAGTTTGCCCTGTCAGGGTCGGAACAAAACCCAGATGTTACTGGAAAGTCTGTCTGGGGTGTCTTGACACAGCGCGTTCTTTCCAAGAAGGGCACCGTTCCCGTGCAAAACTTCGTCAAGCATGGTGTCGACTTTGTAGTTAAGGACAATCTGGAGGACTTGGTGGAGGGAATGAACCAGCTAGTGGCCAAGATCCCGGGAGGCGTGCCCCTCGACTACCAGAAGATCAAGGACGTGGTCGAGACCCGAGACAGCCAGTTCgacaaccccttctccaagGATGCCCAGACCATGCTCATCAACTCGGCGAGAACCTACTGGCCCGATAAGCGCAGCCGCATTGCGCCACCGCACAAGCtgttggacaagaagaaaagcgGGCCTCTCATTGCAGTCCGTATGAACCTGTTGACAAGAAAGACACTGGGCGGTATTGAAACAAACTTGAAGAGCCAAGTGATGAAGGCTGATGGCAGCGTCTTCAAGGGTTTGTATGCTGCAGGAGAGGTCGCCGgatttggaggtggaggcgtgCACGGCTACAACAGTCTGGAGGGGACCTTTTTGGGCGGGTGCATCTTTTCTGGAAGGGCGGCCGGCCTAGGCATTGCAGAAGAACTGGGCTACGATATCAGCAAGGCGAGCAATGTCCGGGCGCGCCTCTGA